TTATCGTTGCTGAGCTTCCTGTAAAACTACTGCTTCTTGCACAAGTAGTATTTGTGTCTGTAACAGAAACTAATGTATAGGTTGTTGTACTTGTAACTGGTGTTATGAATGTTGCAAAAGGGGTTCCGCTTACAACACTGTTTGCTGTACGATTTGCTGTTCCGTCATTGTAAACAACGGTATACGGACCCGTACCCGCTGTAGCTGTAAATGTTAATTGTCCGGCGCCTGTTGCACAAAATGGACCATTTGCCGATAAACTTCCTTGTGGTAATGGATTAACGGTTATAGTTGCTGAACCTCCTGTAAAACCCGTACTTCTTACACAACTAAGGGCACCAGTAACAGAAACTAATGTATAGGTTGTTGTACTTGTAACTGGTGTTGTGAATGTTGCAAAAGGGGTTCCGCTTACAACACTGTTTGCTGTACGGTTTGCTGTTCCGTCATTGTAAACAACGGTATATGGACCTATACCGGCTGTCGCTGTAAATGTTAATTGTCCGGCGCCTGTGGCACAAAAAGGTCCGTTTGCCGATAAACTTCCTTGTGGTAATGGATTGACAGTTATCGTTGCTGAGCTTCCTGTAAAACTACTGCTTCTTGCACAAGTAGTATTTGTGTCTGTAACAGAAACTAATGTATAGGTTGTTGTACTTGTAACTGGTGTAGTGAATGTTGCAAAAGGGGTTCCGCTTACAACACTGTTCGCTGTACGATTTGCTGTTCCGTCATTATAAACAACGGTATAAGGACCTGTACCGGCTGTAGCTGTAAAGGTTAATTGTCCTGCGCCTGTTGCACAAAAAGGGCCGTTTGCTGATAAACTTCCTTGTGGTAATGGATTGACAGTTATCGTTGCTGAACTTCCTGTAAAACTACTACTTCTTGCACAAGTAGTATTTGTGTCTGTAACAGAAACTAATGTATAAGTAGTTGTACTTGTAACTGGTGTTGTGAATGTTGCAAAAGGCGTTCCGCTTACAACACTGTTTGCTGTACGGTTTGCTGTTCCGTCATTGTAAACTACTGTATAAGGACCTGTACCGGCTGTAGCTGTAAATGTTAATTGTCCCGCGCCTGTTGCACAAAAAGGTCCGTTTGCTGATAAACTTCCTTGTGGTAATGGATTAACGGTTATAGTTGCTGAACCTCCAGTAAAACTACTGCTTCTTGCGCAAGTTGTATTTGTGTCTGTAACGGAAACTAATGTATAGGTTGTTGTACTTGTAACTGGTGTTGTGAATGTTGCAAAAGGGGTTCCACTTACAACACTGTTTGCTGTACGGTTTGCTGTTCCGTCATTGTAAACTATTGTATAAGGACCTGTACCGGCTGTAGCTGTAAATGTTAATTGTCCAGCGCCTGTTGCACAAAAAGGGCCGTTTGCCGATAAGCTTCCCTGTGGTAATGGGTTAACGGTTATCGTTGCTGAGCTTCCTGTAAAACTACTGCTTCTTACACAAGTAGTATTTGTGTCTGTAACGGAAACTAATGTATAGGTTGTTGTACTTGTAACTGGTGTTGTGAATGTTGCAAAAGGGTTTCCACTTACAACACTGTTTGCTGTACAATTTGCTGTTCCGTCATTGTAAACAACCGTATATGGACCTGTACCCGCTGTGGCTGTAAATGTTAATTGTCCTGCACCTGTTGCACAAAAAGGACCGTTTGCCGACAAACTTCCTTGTGGTAACGGATTAACGGTTATCGTTGCTGAGCTTCCTGTAAAACTACTGCTTCTTGCACAAGTAGTATTTGTGTCTGTAACAGAAACTAATGTATAAGTTGTTGTACTTGTAACTGGTGTTGTGAATGTTGCAAAAGGGGTTCCGCTTACAACACTGTTTGCTGTACGATTTGCTGTTCCGTCATTGTAAACAACGGTATATGGACCTGTACCGGCTGTAGCTGTAAATGTTAATTGTCCGGCGCCTGTTGCACAAAAAGGGCCGTTTGCCGATAAACTTCCTTGTGGTAACGGATTAACGGTTATCGTTGCTGAGCTTCCTGTAAAACTACTGCTTCTTGCACAAGTAGTATTTGTGTCTGTAACAGAAACTAATGTATAAGTTGTTGTACTTGTAACTGGTGTTGTGAATGTTGCAAAAGGGGTTCCGCTTACAACACTGTTTGCTGTACGATTTGCTGTTCCGTCATTGTAAACAACGGTATAAGGACCTGTACCGGCTGTAGCTGTAAATGTTAATTGTCCGGCACCTGTGGCACAAAATGGACCATTTGCTGATAAACTTCCTTGTGGTAACGGATTAACGGTTATCGCTGCTGAGCTTCCTGTAAAACTACTGCTTCTTGCACAAGTAGTATTTGTGTCTGTAACAGAAACTAATGTATAAGTTGTTGTACTTGTAACTGGTGTTGTGAATGTAGCAAAAGGGGTTCCGCTTACAACACTGTTTGCTGTACGATTTGCTGTTCCGTCATTGTAAACTATTGTATAAGGACCTGTACCGGCTGTCGCTGTAAATGTTAATTGTCCGGCGCCTGTTACACAAAAAGGTCCATTTGCCGATAAACTTCCTTGGGGCAATGGATTGATAGTTATAGTCGCTGAACTTCCTGTAAAACCACTGCTTCTTATACAAGTATTGGCATCAGTAACAGAAACTAATGTATAGGTTGTTGTACTTGTAACTGGTGTTGTGAATGTTGCAAAAGGCGTTCCGCTTACAACACTGTTTGCTGTACGATTTGCTGTTCCGTCATTGTAAACAACGGTATAAGGACCAGTACCAGCTGTAGCTGTAAATGTTAATTGTCCGGCACCTGTGGCACAAAAAGGTCCGTTGGCACTTAAACTTCCTTGTGGTAATGGATTTACTGTAACGGTTGTTAATGCAGAATTTAATGCACTACAAATACCGCTTTGTACCACTGCTCTAAATTCTGTAGTTTCTGTAAGTGCTCCTGAAGTATATGTTGTTGCTGTGTTTACAATTGGGGTCCAGGTTGAAAACGGGGTTATTGAAAATTCCCATCGTACAACTGAACCTGTATTCCCTGTCAATGACAAAAGTGCACTTGTTGCTCCGTTGCAAATTGTAGTACCTCCACTAACTGATCCTTGTACTGTCACTGGAGAAATTGTTACATTCGTAGTAATTCCCGTAATTGCAGAGGTACAAACTCCAGAGGTTAATCCGGTAACGGTAATTGAGCTTGTACCTGCAGTTGTTAAGCCTACGGCTGTAAAACTTCCTGTACCAGCACTGTTTACTGTCATTGAGGCCGTTAATCCTGTAGCAGCCGGTGTACCACGACTATATGTTACGGTATAAATACCAGCAGGCAATAATGCTGCACTAGCTGTTACTGTAACTAATGATGTTGGTGATGTAATACAAACGTTATCTGCCGATATCCCTGTAATATTATAAGTTGGACAAGTATAAGTAACAATCACTTGTCCGTGGGCACCTGAACCACCTGCTTGTGCAGAATTTAATCCCGTATGCAATGCACCACTACCGCCGCCGCCAGGTGGATTCCCGTTATTTCCCGGTCCATTGCCTAATAACGCGGTCGAAAGACTTGCTCCTCCTGTACCTCCACCAGCACCACCGGCAGTACCACCGGCACCAGATGAAAGCCCCGCACTTAGCAAGGCAGCACTTCCATTTCCTCCATTTGCACCTGAGGCTGTTGAAATAGAACCTATCGAATCACTGCCTAATCCACCTGCTCCGCCGGGTGCCGCAGCTGCTGATGTATGTGCTGTACCTCCTACTCCGCCCACTGCTAAAATAACGCCTTCAAAACCTTGTATTGTTGAACTGCCTCCTGATACTACTGTAGAAGTTGTTCCCGTGGTCGCTGTAGCTACTTTAATGCTTAATGGCACTCCTGATAATGGATTAACCGTTATAAGACCATGTGCATATGCTCCGCCTCCGCCTCCGCCTCCGCTTCTTCCGTTAAGTAAACCAGAATTACTAGCACCTCCGCCAGCACCACCGGCACCCCATGCCTGAATGTCCATACTAACAATTCCTGCCGGAATAACAACTGATCCATCAGCTGTAAATGTGTGTGGTGGCTGAGCCCATAATGAAGTGTATATAAAAAACAAAACTAAAGTTAGCTTAAGCTTTGCAAGCATGAACAACTTTCTATTTTGTTCAGTAAGCGGCGAATGTTCGCTTAAAAATGGAAGAGAAACCAAAATTTCAAGTAATTTTTTTTTCATAATAAGGCCTTTAAACAATTAAAAAAAATCTATAATCAAATAAGAATCCTTTTAAAAAAATTTCAAATACCATGTAAGCGAAACAGGAACGTGAAAAAACGCTCTGAAACCTGAAAAAAATGAAGAAATAAACGTTTAAGTACTTTTTTGTTTATTTAATTGGTATTTAAAATTAACAATCAGTATTTAGGCGAATAAAAAACTAAAAAAATGATTCTAGTTTTTAATGGGAGTTAGTAAAAGTGTATTACAACTGGCTTTTATGTATGTTCATCGATTAAAACCTATAACAAGGTACGATTTTATTTACATCCAACAACTGTTTTTACTGAAAGAATAATATTTTAACACTTTATGGCTAACCCAATCAACTTTAAATCAGAATATTAATCTTAAAAACCAAGCAAACATAGGCTTTCACAAAAAAAATCCATTCCGTAAAACACGGAATGGATTTTTAAAATTTAAAAAACAGTATGATTAGAATACAATTTTTCTAGAGATCGAATATCCGTTATCTAAGATTACTTTTACCAACAAAATCTGATTGCTAAATTGTAAATCTAATATCTGCAATTCAGTATTCCCTATATTCTTTTTATCATAAAGCATTTTTCCGGAAATATCATAAATCACAACTTCTTCAAGAGCTTCTATAGTTGATGTTACTTTAATGTTTTTATCTTTTACAGAAACAAAAACATTATTATCAATATTTTCAACAAAGTCTCCAGTTCCAAGAGTTTTCTTAGTATAGCTAATGGTAAAACGATCTGTAAAAGTTCCTATCGCAGTTGTAAAAGTATAATTACCTACTCTTAAATCCTGTACAATCCCTGTTACTTTATCTTCTAAATAAATTGCCTGATTATTATTAAATAACCCGTCAACATGATTGATTGCAATGGTAAAATTACCTGCAACTGTAGTTTTATATCCTAACGGAACTCGATCTATATCCTGAAATGGTAAAGCGCGACCCTGAACAGTAAGCTTTGTAGCATCATTAATACTGTAAAAATCTATAAAACTATTAGCATTCATTGTCTGAGCATCATAATTAATATCCCAGCCGTTTGTCGCACCTTCTATATAACCCACCAAAATTTGTTTGAAAGCTCCCTGAGTATTACTTAAATCCAGCCAAATACGGTTTTTCTCTATAGCTTTTACTTGTGCTGTTTTGTAAAACTGATTATTACTTCCACCAATACGCATGTCATTTGTAAACTTAACAAGTTGTGTTCCTGAACCCTGCATAAAGAATCCCTGGCAAGAAGCTATCATACCAGTTGGCGGTGGCCCGTAAGTTCCGTCAGGTAATTTTGCTCCAGTTGAAGTTCCTCCTGTTAAACTAAAAACAGCAAAGTCATTACTAGTATATGCATAAGTACCGGTACCGGTGGCTGCCGGTGGAGAATTATGTGTCCAGAAGTATAATGCTCCCACATTTACTGATGCAGCCTGATTGATAAGAATAAATTTCTCCCCATCTATTGCTGATGGATAAGGATTTCCTATTAAACTCCATTTTGTATCATAAACCTGAACTGAATAATCTCCGTTATTAGGTACACCTGTAAACGTTGCTGTATAAATTGCAGCAATAGTAGTTGAATAAGGTTGAGGAGCTCTCACCCAGTAACCAACTGCTGGTACCATTACTTGTGTTCCATTTATACTATATACCCATGATCCTGTTTGTGGATTATAACTCGCATATTTATCAAATAATGTATTTGGTGATAAGTCATGAAGTGTGTAAGGTGTAATACTATTTGTTATTGGTGTTGACCAGTAAGTAAAGTCATAGCGACGAACTGGTGTCGTATTTCGTTTGTAAATAATGTTTCCTGTGTTAATTACACTGTTTAATTGATATAAACTGGCACTATCCTCAAATGTTAAACTAGTTCCCGCTCCGGCATCAACAATAAGTCCATTATCAAGGATTAAAGTATTCCCTGAATTTATTGTTACTTTTTTTCCTGCATCAACCTTACATGAACAACCTTTTAAATCTCCCACTGATTGATAATCCTCAGCAAATTCAATACTTTCAGTTGATGTACTTGTTGGTGCGATTCCTTTTGACCATCCTAGGCTTGGGCCTCTCCAAATATTTGTTTCAGAAGCTTTTATTTCTACATTATTTACAGTTACCGGACAATTATCTCCATATTGAACTGTAAAGCTATAAATCCCGGGAGCTAAATTAGTAATTGTATATGGATCTGTACTTCCTACATAAGATGTTGACACTGGGCCATTCTGTTGGATCGTCCAAGTTGGCGTTGTTGACGTCGTAATAGGTAAACCGCTAAGGGAAATACTTCCTGTTGATGTAACACATGTAGGTTGTATAATATTAAACACCGTTGGTAAGGTCAAGAAAGGTTTCACTGTAACTGTCGTTCCTGCAGAGGCAAGACTTTGACAACCTGATGCGTTTGTTACCTGAACAGAATAAGTTCCGGATGTAGTTACCATTATACTTTGTGTAGTTGCACCTGTTGACCATAAATAACTTGATCCGGCACTAGAAGTTAAAGTAACACTATCTCCTTCGCAAAATGTTGTTGGTCCGCTTGCTGATATTGTTGGAGTTGCAGGTTTTGGATTAACTGTAACTGTCGTTGCTGCAGAAGCAAGACTTAGACAACCCGATGCGTTTGTTATCTGAACTGTATAACTTCCTGAGGCCGATACAACTATGCTTTGCGTAGTTGCTCCTGTTGACCATAAATAACTTGTTCCCGCACTAGATGTTAGGGTAACATTACCACCTTCGCAAAATGTGGTTGATCCGCTTGCTGATATTATTGGAGTAGCTGGTTTCGGATTAACTGTAACTGTAGTTGCTGCAGAGGCAAGACTTTGACAACCAGAGGCGTTTGTTATCTGAACGGTATAACTTCCTGAGGCCGATACAACTATACTTTGTGTAGTTGCTCCTGTTGACCATAAATAACTTGATCCGGCACTAGAAGTTAAGGTAACACTGCCTCCAGAACAAAATGTGGTTGATCCGCTTGCTGATATTGTTGGAGTCGCAGGTTTCGGATTAACTGTAACTGTTGTTGCTGCAGAGGCAAGACTTTGACAACCTGATGCGTTTGTTATCTGAACGGTATAACTTCCAGAGGCCGATACAACTATGCTTTGCGTAGTGGCTCCTGTTGACCATAAATAACTTGTTCCCACACTAGAAGTTAAGGTAACACTGCCTCCAATACAAAATGTGGTTGATCCGCTTGCTGATATTGTTGGAGTAGCAGGTTTCGGATTAACTGTAACTGTAGTTGCTGCAGAGGCAAGACTTTGACAACCTGATGCGTTTGTTATCTGAACGGTATAACTTCCAGAGGCCGATACAACTATGCTTTGCGTAGTTGCTCCTGTTGACCATAAATAACTTGTTCCCACACTAGAAGTTAAGGTAACACTGCCTCCAATACAAAATGTGGTTGATCCGCTTGCTGATATTGTTGGAGTAGCAGGTTTCGGATTAACTGTAACTGTAGTTGCTGCAGAGGCAAGACTTTGACAACCTGATGCGTTTGTTATCTGAACTGTATAACTTCCTGATGCCGATACAACTATGCTTTGCGTAGTGGCTCCTGTTGACCATAAATAACTTGTTCCCGCACTGGAGGTTAAGGTAACACTGCCTCCTGAACAAAATGTGGTTGATCCGCTTGCTGATATTGTTGGAGTAGCAGGTTTCGGATTAACTGTAACTGTCGTTGCCGCAGAGGCAAGACTTTGACAACCTGATGCGTTTGTTATCTGAACTGTATAACTTCCAGAGGCCGATACAACTATGCTTTGCGTAGTGGCTCCAGTTGACCATAAATAACTTGTTCCCACACTAGATGTTAAGGTAACACTGCCTCCAGAACAAAATGTGGTTGATCCGCTTGCTGATATTGTTGGAGTAGCAGGTTTCGGATTAACTGTAACTGTCGTTGCCGCAGAGGCAAGACTTTGACAACCAGATGCGTTTGTTACCTGAACGGTATAACTTCCTGAGGCTGATACAACTATACTTTGTGTAGTTGCTCCTGTTGACCATAAATAACTTGATCCGGCACTAGAAGTTAAGGTAACACTGCCTCCAGAACAAAATGTGGTTGATCCGCTTGCTGATATTGTTGGAGTCGCAGGTTTCGGATTAACTGTAACTGTCGTTGCTGCAGAGGCAAGACTTTGACAACCTGATGCGTTTGTTATCTGAACTGTATAACTTCCAGAGGCCGATACAACTATGCTTTGTGTAGTTGCTCCTGTTGACCATAAATAACTTGTTCCCGCACTAGAAGTTAAGGTAACACTGCCTCCAATACAAAATGTGGTTGATCCGCCTGCTGATATTGTTGGAGTAGCTGGTTTTGGATTAACTGTAACTGTCGTTGCCACAGATGCTGGACTTAGACAACCTGATGCGTTTCCAACCTGAACAGTATAACTTCCTGATGTAGTTACCGCTATACTTTGCGTAGTGGCTCCTGTTGACCATAAATAACTTGTTCCCGCACTGGAAGTTAAAGTAACACTGCCTCCAGAACAAAATGTGGTTGGTCCGCCTGCTGATATTGTTGGTGCTGCAGGTTTGGAGTTAACGGTAACAAAAATAGTTTTGGAATTAGAGTAACTGGTTCCATTATATGTAGTGGTATAAGTAAGATTCGCTTCGTAAGTTCCGAGAGTGGGATTTGCGAAAGACACTACAGATTGATTAACAGGGTAAGTCGTAAATACTGATGCTCCGGGAGGCTTGATAGACCATTGCCAGCTCAACGAATCTCCATCCAGACCTTTTCTTGCTGCGGTAAAAGTTAGCGTACTTCCCTCGCAACCAGGTGCATTACTACCCGGATTAGACTGTAACGTCCCTCCTGAATTATTAACATCTTCAAATGTATATGGAGCACTACTATCGTCACAGGTAGCAAACTTCAATGTACCTATATATATAGCAACACTACCTGAGCATTGTCCATTATCATTAATAAATCCGGGAGAATTAATAGCTATGCTTGTTCCTGAAGGAAATCTAATAGCAGCCGGGTTAGTTGTAAAACCTAATACACCATTAATAATGACGTTTAAGGTATTACCAGCGGCAGTTGTTACTGTTCGATCTCCACTATCTAATAATGTCCCATTTATAGTTATAGATTTCGCCGAAACATTTGAATTAATTGTAATCGTTGACCCGTTAGCTATAATAACATCATCGTTTATTGTAGGCACAATCCCGCCCACCCATGATGATGTAGAAGACCAATTTCCTGTTCCTGTACTTGTTATAGTTGCTCCATTTGCAAATCCAAAACAAAATAGTATTAAAAAAATAAAAAGTAGTTTTTTGTTCATGACATGTAGATTTAAAATTTAACAGTAGATTTTTGATGCAATTTTTACTCTAAAAGCTGCTAAAAAAATGCGCTTTTTTTCATCTTCTATCTCAGGGTTTTTTAATCCTAATTTTCACCCTAAAATGCCATAAACAATTTACAATTTTCTACTAACTAAACCTAAATCAACACCTTATATTTTGGTCAAAAAACCACGTTTTTATTATTTTAAGTTATTTCTCATAAAAAAAAATTTTTTATGTAATTCATCATTTAAAAAATGTAACTCATCTGATAAATTAAATGTGTTATTTTCAGTTATTTCATCAAAATATGACGATTTGAAAAAAAAATATGTTAAAATTTAAATTTAACATCAAAAAAAGCGTCAGGTCAAGTCCATTTGGCTAAAATTTATTTCAAAAATAAAAGCCATTTCAAAACAAGAAATTGCTTTAAAAATATAAGTTAAATAGTACTAAAATATAATTTTATGAGTCGTATTTGAACCGTTCTCCAAAGTTACTTTTATCAATAAAATTTGATTTTGGGAAGACAGATTTTCGATTGAAAATTTACTGTTTTTAATCCCCTTTTTTTGATAAATTTCTCTTCCTAAAATGTCAAAAACAGAAATATCTTTAATGTTATTTTTTTCAGCATCTACCTTTATACTTTTTTTGTTTACAAAAACAAGAATTTTATTTGCTTCTGCTTCAAAATGAACTTGCAAGAAAAAGTTGAGCAAAACTTATATACTCTTTACGCTACTTTTTTAGATTGATTAGACATTAAACTATGATATTCCTTTATCGTTAAATTTCCAAGAGCAGAATGTCTTCTGTGTTGCTCTTAACACGATCATTTTATAATAAACGGTTCCGTATAAGGAATTAACCTGAAAATAGTATTATCATAAATGATCAAACTAAATCATAAAGAGATTCAAGCTATAAAAAATCCAATACTGATGAAAATCAGCTATTGGATTTTTACTTTTTCAATATCAATTACAGTTTTTACACCCATTCAGTTGGTTTGAATATATTCTCAAGGTTTTCAGTTCTAGAAAATGTGTTTTGTAAATATTTAAATCTGTAGATTTTCCTAAAAAAGTTTCTGCAGGTGTATTTCCCTGCAGTGAGAATTGTGGATGTATCGTATTATAAGTTAGTACATTTTCTATTAAAGAGGACTCTAGCAGTTCTCTATTGTGAAGGAGAAACGATTATTCCACCAATAATATTTTATAATGTCTCAAATGATACTGTTAGGTATTGCTTTATCATTTCAAATTTTTCTTTCGATGGATTAACAATACAAACCCAATTAAGTGGTCCGTAGGTGGGATGGGGTAAAAGCATATTCTCTTGGGTAAAATCTATACCAATGTTCATATAAGCCTCGAGTTTTTTATCATTCGTCATACTTCCAAACTTAGAGTTAAAAGTTTCTTTGTCGATTGGGAAATTCAACCGAAAAAAACCGTCCCGGTTTAGATTAGACAGGCTATCATAATCATTGTCTTTACTTATAAGTGTAACAAAAGGAAGTTTATCATTACTTTTATGCATAAAAAACAAATCCCCATCATTCTCCATTATGCTTAATCCTTCAAAATTTTGAAGTAAGTAGGTCTTAATTTCATCAATTGTCATATTCTCTATTTTTGTTAAATTTAAAATTAATATTTTGTATTTACAATAAGTTACCTATTTGGTACATAGTTGGTTCTGTCGCATCTGTTTTATTAAAACATGATTAAGTTGGCAGCAGTATAAAGTTATGCCGCTAAAGAACAAAATGACTTAAACATAGTTATCCCTGGATTACCTCATTTATTTTTTTCTCAGCATGTGCACAACCTTAATTCCACTAAGAGTTCTCCAGCTAGTACCAACTTCTTTCGTTTGTCCATTTACACTTCAATAAATGGATTAAATTTATATACCCAACATTGGATTGTAGCATTGTCAACTTGAACTCCCCTCATTTTCATTATCTCTTCAATATCTCGGTAACTTAACGAAAATCTAAGTTTGAACTATACAGACTGAAGAATAATCGATTATGGGAATGATAAGTGATAAATACAGTTTGGACAAAAAATTTACTTTGGGTTCTATGAAAAACGTGATGTCTCATTATATAGGTGTAGGAACTTACAATACAGCAATGCCAAAAGGTAAAATTCTGACCTATAAAGTTGATGATTTTAGAAAACTGCTAAAATTTGAAAAAGAAGAAACCATTTGGTGGAGAGATCAAATTGAAGCTGACATGGAGTATGAAATGCTTTCGGAATTGGGGCTTGATTTTAATCAGGAAAAAATGTACCAAAGCGGTTTCAAATTCAGAAGTTTTGATGAGTTTCCGGCAGAATATTTAAATGATGTACTTTTCTATCATTTTAACTTGTGAGCATTCTTTAAATTTACCTGATGTTCAGTGGGGACATGATAGTGTGACTTGGAATAATTTGTTTTTTAAAATCTTAAAAATGGGTTATTAAACTGAAATCAATGCTGTTGAAAAGAAAGAAAGAAATTCTGAATTTATTACAAATATTAAATCCATCTGATTCAAATTATGATATACTAAAATCTGAGTTTGAAACTATCGTAATGTTTGATCAATTTTTCTTTAAAATTTTGGCTGTTTTACACGATAAGTACAAAGACAACAATGTTTGTCTGGATAGTTGGTGTGATTAATTTTAACACATAGTCCTGAAGCTTCGGGATTATGTGTAAAATCAAATACTTAATTTGTATCTAACCTAATTACGATCAAATTTTATTAGATTAAACTTTGGTCATCTAAAAAATGGCAATACTATTTTTAAATAGAAAAACTTCTTTCCCACTAAATTATAATAAGGATTTAAAAAAGAGAATTCCCTTTTTGTTTAAAATCTTAATTGCACATTCTGCAAAAAATCATCTTTGCAAATCATCTGAAATTTTGCAAAAAAGTGGGTTAAAAACTGTCAAATAAAACAAAAATCAAACATCTTTTATCTTCTAAATTACTTAAAATTCTTCTTAATTAAGATGAAATTAAGCGTTTTTTTGGTATATAAAACTCTCCTCTACACGCTTCAAATTGTATTTAATCTATAATATTTGCGCTTTATCGATATTTTAAAATTAAACAATAACTCATTGATTATTAATAAGTTAACAACTTAAAGTAAGCTTATTTCTACAAACACCTTTATCCCGAAAAAAATCCAAATTTTAAAAATATGAGATTTTTTCATCCTTTCTTTTTAAAAAAAGTTCAATTCAACGAGTATTTAAGTAATTCAAAGAGAAAAGAAATCAAATCTAATTAAAGAATATAATTTTGATATCGTAATTAATGTGTTAATTTTTTAAGATAAAAATAATATTGATTTCAGATCATTATCGCCCGATACTTTTTAGTCAAATAGAAACTGATTAAAAAAAACTGAAAATTTCATAAAATATAAAGCTAAAAACATGGGAACTAAAACTACTCTAAAAACGACAAAAAAAAATGAAGGGTTCTGTAAGTTAAATTTATATTCCAAAAATAATTCGACTTCTAAAAATCCTACATCAAAAATTAATTCAAATTTTATTTTAGTCTTAATTTTTATACTGATCTCTACATTTGCATTTGCGCAAAGTGGTTCATGTAATGCAACACTTATTGTTGAAAATAATGGAAATATAAGAAGTACCCCTCCTGCTGGAACTTATTATTCTATGGTTCTGACTAATAACAGCTCATCAACTGACACTTATATCTTAAGCGCTAAGAATATTAATAATTCTTGTGCCAATACCGACGGAAGCTCTACAGCAACTAATGTAATCATTAATACTGATTTTATTGATTCTCAAAAAAGCACTATCAGCGAAATTAGTATAGGTGCGGGACAATCTGTAAATTTTTATATACACGTTACCCTGCCAGTAAATACAGCCGTAGAAAAGTGGTCTTGTGATCAGATTACTGCAACTTCAAAAAACTGTACAAATTATTCTATTAATACAGTTTTACACACTTACATTATTAATCCTTCTAATGATTAATCAAATTATACACGGTGTTA
This genomic interval from uncultured Flavobacterium sp. contains the following:
- a CDS encoding T9SS sorting signal type C domain-containing protein → MKKKLLEILVSLPFLSEHSPLTEQNRKLFMLAKLKLTLVLFFIYTSLWAQPPHTFTADGSVVIPAGIVSMDIQAWGAGGAGGGASNSGLLNGRSGGGGGGGAYAHGLITVNPLSGVPLSIKVATATTGTTSTVVSGGSSTIQGFEGVILAVGGVGGTAHTSAAAAPGGAGGLGSDSIGSISTASGANGGNGSAALLSAGLSSGAGGTAGGAGGGTGGASLSTALLGNGPGNNGNPPGGGGSGALHTGLNSAQAGGSGAHGQVIVTYTCPTYNITGISADNVCITSPTSLVTVTASAALLPAGIYTVTYSRGTPAATGLTASMTVNSAGTGSFTAVGLTTAGTSSITVTGLTSGVCTSAITGITTNVTISPVTVQGSVSGGTTICNGATSALLSLTGNTGSVVRWEFSITPFSTWTPIVNTATTYTSGALTETTEFRAVVQSGICSALNSALTTVTVNPLPQGSLSANGPFCATGAGQLTFTATAGTGPYTVVYNDGTANRTANSVVSGTPFATFTTPVTSTTTYTLVSVTDANTCIRSSGFTGSSATITINPLPQGSLSANGPFCVTGAGQLTFTATAGTGPYTIVYNDGTANRTANSVVSGTPFATFTTPVTSTTTYTLVSVTDTNTTCARSSSFTGSSAAITVNPLPQGSLSANGPFCATGAGQLTFTATAGTGPYTVVYNDGTANRTANSVVSGTPFATFTTPVTSTTTYTLVSVTDTNTTCARSSSFTGSSATITVNPLPQGSLSANGPFCATGAGQLTFTATAGTGPYTVVYNDGTANRTANSVVSGTPFATFTTPVTSTTTYTLVSVTDTNTTCARSSSFTGSSATITVNPLPQGSLSANGPFCATGAGQLTFTATAGTGPYTVVYNDGTANCTANSVVSGNPFATFTTPVTSTTTYTLVSVTDTNTTCVRSSSFTGSSATITVNPLPQGSLSANGPFCATGAGQLTFTATAGTGPYTIVYNDGTANRTANSVVSGTPFATFTTPVTSTTTYTLVSVTDTNTTCARSSSFTGGSATITVNPLPQGSLSANGPFCATGAGQLTFTATAGTGPYTVVYNDGTANRTANSVVSGTPFATFTTPVTSTTTYTLVSVTDTNTTCARSSSFTGSSATITVNPLPQGSLSANGPFCATGAGQLTFTATAGTGPYTVVYNDGTANRTANSVVSGTPFATFTTPVTSTTTYTLVSVTDTNTTCARSSSFTGSSATITVNPLPQGSLSANGPFCATGAGQLTFTATAGIGPYTVVYNDGTANRTANSVVSGTPFATFTTPVTSTTTYTLVSVTGALSCVRSTGFTGGSATITVNPLPQGSLSANGPFCATGAGQLTFTATAGTGPYTVVYNDGTANRTANSVVSGTPFATFITPVTSTTTYTLVSVTDTNTTCARSSSFTGSSATITVNPLPQGSLSANGPFCATGAGQLTFTATAGTGPYTVVYNDGTANRTANSVVSGTPFATFTTPVTSTTTYTLVSVTDTNTTCARSSSFTGSSAAITVNPLPQGSLSANGPFCATGAGQLTFTATAGTGPYTVVYNDGTANRTANSVVSGTPFATFTTPVTSTTTYTLVSVTDTNTTCARSSSFTGSSAAITVNPLPQGSLSANGPFCATGAGQLTFTATAGTGPYTVVYNDGTANRTANSVVSGTPFATFITPVTSTTTYTLVSVTDTNTTCARSSSFTGSSATITVNSRPTTPVPGTPVQPTCVNATGSIPFSGLLPASDWIINQSGTSSQSYTGSGTTYTVTNLAPGTYFFTIQDVTNCPSLPTAGIEITSPIINIWNGLTWSKGSPPISTDSVEFAGNYVANGDLSACSCIVHPGVNVTVKSNQTLTIQSSVNNDGGTLTFEDGASLLQVNNTTNTGNIIYKRNTTPVRRYDFTYWTSPVTRTPDFTLYDLSPNTLGDKYSKYNPLNDKWITIYNGAAPMVPCVGYNIRAPQSYDTAIPSVYNATFIGVPNNGPYAVSLVAAEKWSLIGNPYPSAIYADQFIVDNTANIYGTLYFWTHNSPPAATGTGNYTYTSNDFAIYNLSGSVIVGDMTGDGATTPGNQNPPLGYIAAGQAFFVKSKTGQNAVFTNSMRIPGSNSQFFKSTNSKLERHRVWLNLTNTQGAFKQVLIGYIEGATNGWDTNYDGISLDANKFLDFYSVNGDLKLVVQGRALPFLDTDFVPLGYRSAIAGDFTIAIDHTDGLLSTEAIYLEDKKLGVTHDLRASNYTFTTAIGTFTDRFVLRYGKKLGVDDFEKNEDNIIAFVKNKNIKITSFKDALNEVVIYDISGKIIYDKKKIGNTELQISNLPSEDQILFLKVILENGYSTSRKIVF